In Chryseobacterium lactis, a single genomic region encodes these proteins:
- a CDS encoding MGH1-like glycoside hydrolase domain-containing protein, producing MIAEKERLQDTKWKNWGPYVSNRQWGNVREDYSPNGNAWNYTNHNNAESYAYRWGEEGIAGISDVKQIFCFAFSFWNKNDKIIKERFFGLSNPQGNHGEDIKEIFYYLDNTPTHSYMKMVYKYPINAFPYDDLVSENGKRSKKEPEYELFDTGIFDHDEYFDIFIEYCKGDHNDILARITVCNRSQRDAPIVVMPTAWFRNNWKWGYNTYKGQLNASHNGCIDINHDSISLKKLYSRNINGHSVFCDNETNNSKLYGTPQTEENYYKDGINDFVIHGTNTIHPEQRGTKASFVIEELIEAGQCKVFDFRLCPDERDEPFDRFDEIFNTRISETEEFYNEVQSDPINDDEKNVQRQAFAGLLWNKQFYHYNVGKWLKGDPNFEAPRDFNNYVRNTEWNHLHNKDIISMPDKWEYPWYATWDLAFHCVPLSIIDAEFAKGQLLLLTKEWYMHPNGQLPAYEWNMSDVNPPVHAWSCFRVFKIDEKNNGKPDLLFLEKVFQKLLLNFTWWVNRKDKNGKNIFGGGFLGLDNIGAFDRNMELKDGQHLEQADGTSWMAMYALNMMRIAMELAQYYQVYEDMAIKFFEHYLYIAEAMENLGEGTRGLWNEEDGFFYDVLQLGNGDSVSLKLRSIVGLIPLFAVEIVDHRLLEKMPNFKTRMEWILKNKPELTKLVSHWDEEGQGRKHLMSILRKNRLTKVLSRMLDEKEFLSSYGIRAMSKVYEENPFVFSVHGTENMVYYTPAESDSRMFGGNSNWRGPIWFPINFLIVESLQRFHYYYGNSLKVELPTGSGDKRNLDEVAQNISKRLCSIFLKDENGQRAFNGGNPKLNYDEHFKDYITFFEYFHGDNGRGVGASHQTGWTATVAKLIKPRLTL from the coding sequence ATGATTGCTGAAAAAGAAAGATTACAGGATACAAAATGGAAAAACTGGGGACCTTATGTAAGCAACCGGCAATGGGGAAATGTCCGTGAAGATTACAGCCCAAACGGAAATGCGTGGAACTATACCAATCACAATAATGCAGAAAGCTATGCCTACCGTTGGGGTGAAGAAGGGATAGCCGGAATTTCTGATGTAAAGCAAATTTTCTGTTTTGCTTTTTCATTTTGGAATAAAAATGATAAGATTATAAAGGAACGTTTCTTTGGATTAAGCAATCCTCAGGGAAATCATGGTGAGGATATTAAAGAGATTTTTTATTATCTGGACAATACACCGACCCATAGTTATATGAAAATGGTGTATAAGTATCCCATAAATGCATTTCCTTATGATGATCTTGTGAGCGAAAACGGAAAACGCAGCAAAAAGGAACCTGAATATGAACTTTTTGACACAGGAATTTTCGATCACGATGAATATTTTGATATTTTTATTGAATACTGCAAAGGGGATCACAACGATATTCTGGCCAGAATAACGGTCTGCAACCGCAGTCAACGCGACGCTCCTATAGTAGTGATGCCCACTGCATGGTTCAGAAATAACTGGAAATGGGGCTACAATACTTATAAAGGTCAATTGAATGCCTCTCACAACGGATGTATTGATATTAATCACGACAGTATTTCACTTAAGAAACTATATTCAAGAAATATAAATGGACACAGTGTATTCTGCGATAACGAAACCAACAATTCCAAACTGTACGGTACTCCTCAAACTGAGGAAAATTATTACAAAGACGGGATCAATGATTTTGTCATTCATGGGACAAACACAATACATCCGGAACAGAGAGGAACAAAAGCTTCTTTCGTTATAGAGGAGCTTATTGAAGCCGGACAATGCAAAGTTTTTGACTTCAGATTATGTCCTGATGAAAGGGATGAACCTTTTGACCGGTTTGATGAAATTTTCAATACAAGAATTTCAGAGACAGAGGAATTTTACAATGAAGTTCAAAGCGATCCTATTAACGATGATGAAAAGAATGTTCAACGGCAGGCCTTTGCAGGACTTCTATGGAATAAACAGTTTTATCATTATAATGTCGGAAAATGGTTAAAGGGTGACCCCAATTTTGAAGCTCCCAGAGACTTCAACAACTATGTAAGAAATACGGAATGGAATCATCTTCACAACAAGGATATTATTTCGATGCCTGATAAGTGGGAATACCCATGGTATGCAACGTGGGATCTTGCTTTTCATTGTGTTCCGCTTTCTATTATTGATGCCGAATTTGCAAAAGGGCAGCTTTTATTACTGACGAAGGAATGGTATATGCACCCTAACGGACAGCTTCCTGCCTATGAATGGAATATGAGTGATGTAAATCCGCCGGTACATGCATGGTCTTGTTTCAGGGTTTTTAAAATTGATGAAAAAAATAATGGAAAACCGGATTTGCTTTTCCTGGAAAAAGTGTTCCAGAAACTGCTTCTGAACTTCACCTGGTGGGTGAACCGAAAGGATAAAAATGGTAAAAATATTTTTGGTGGTGGTTTCCTTGGACTTGATAACATCGGAGCTTTTGACCGGAATATGGAACTAAAAGATGGGCAGCATCTTGAGCAGGCAGACGGAACAAGCTGGATGGCAATGTATGCTCTCAATATGATGCGGATTGCGATGGAACTTGCTCAGTATTATCAGGTATATGAAGATATGGCTATCAAATTTTTTGAGCATTATTTATATATTGCTGAAGCGATGGAAAACCTGGGCGAAGGAACCAGAGGCCTCTGGAATGAGGAAGACGGCTTCTTTTATGATGTGCTGCAGCTTGGAAACGGAGATAGTGTTTCTTTAAAATTAAGAAGTATTGTCGGATTAATTCCACTTTTTGCAGTAGAGATTGTGGATCACCGATTATTGGAAAAGATGCCCAATTTTAAAACCAGAATGGAGTGGATTTTAAAAAACAAGCCAGAACTCACGAAACTGGTTTCCCACTGGGATGAGGAAGGACAAGGCAGAAAACATCTGATGAGTATCCTCCGTAAAAACAGGTTGACAAAGGTACTAAGCAGAATGCTTGATGAGAAGGAGTTTCTAAGTTCTTACGGAATTCGTGCTATGTCTAAAGTCTATGAAGAAAATCCATTTGTGTTCTCTGTTCATGGTACGGAAAACATGGTTTATTATACTCCTGCAGAAAGTGACAGTAGAATGTTTGGCGGAAACAGTAACTGGCGTGGCCCGATCTGGTTTCCGATCAACTTCCTTATTGTGGAAAGCCTGCAGCGTTTTCATTATTATTATGGAAACAGTCTTAAAGTAGAGCTACCAACGGGAAGCGGTGATAAAAGAAATCTTGATGAAGTGGCTCAGAATATCAGCAAAAGACTTTGTTCGATCTTTTTAAAAGACGAAAATGGCCAACGAGCTTTCAATGGAGGAAATCCAAAGCTTAATTATGATGAGCATTTTAAAGATTATATCACCTTCTTCGAATATTTCCATGGAGATAACGGCCGAGGCGTGGGAGCTTCTCATCAAACGGGATGGACTGCTACGGTAGCAAAACTCATTAAACCCCGATTAACATTATAA
- a CDS encoding alpha/beta fold hydrolase, with protein MKTELNYINLSYQTNSNKEYHISLSYELFGKDLFTAPIILINHALTGNSNVAGEKGWWKQLIGENQVIDTKKYTVLCFNIPGNGYDNYLIDDYEDFTPSDIANLFLKGLQALHIKQVYAIIGGSLGGGIAWEMLTKQPELAEIFIPIACDYRTHDWLHAQCLVQKFLLNEKEEPLQKARIHAMLCYRTPQSLNDRFQNKYNKDKQRLESEDWLLFHGDALNERFSLKAYKLMNHLLMNINAEESMLEKIQARMHMISVDTDLFFPASEIRMCFENLKAKKENVSYHEIQSIHGHDAFLMEYQQLNNIIKNIL; from the coding sequence TTGAAAACAGAACTAAACTATATTAATCTTTCGTATCAAACAAATTCCAATAAGGAATACCATATCTCGTTAAGCTATGAGCTTTTCGGGAAAGACCTGTTTACAGCTCCTATTATACTCATCAATCATGCGCTCACCGGGAATTCAAATGTTGCCGGAGAAAAAGGATGGTGGAAGCAGTTAATCGGAGAAAATCAGGTGATTGATACCAAAAAGTACACGGTTCTGTGTTTCAATATTCCCGGAAACGGTTACGATAATTATTTAATTGATGACTATGAAGACTTTACACCTTCAGATATAGCAAATCTGTTTCTGAAAGGGCTGCAAGCTTTACATATAAAACAAGTATACGCCATTATTGGAGGCTCACTCGGTGGAGGAATTGCCTGGGAAATGCTTACGAAGCAGCCTGAACTGGCAGAGATCTTTATTCCGATAGCTTGTGATTACAGAACTCACGATTGGCTTCATGCACAATGTCTGGTTCAGAAATTTTTATTAAACGAAAAAGAAGAGCCATTACAAAAAGCCAGAATTCATGCCATGTTGTGCTATAGAACTCCACAATCGCTTAATGACAGATTTCAAAACAAATACAATAAGGACAAACAACGATTAGAATCGGAGGATTGGTTATTATTCCATGGTGATGCACTAAACGAAAGGTTTAGTTTAAAAGCGTATAAACTGATGAATCATTTGTTGATGAATATTAACGCTGAAGAATCCATGTTGGAGAAAATACAGGCACGAATGCACATGATCTCCGTTGATACAGACTTGTTCTTTCCAGCTTCTGAAATCCGAATGTGTTTTGAAAATCTAAAAGCGAAAAAGGAAAATGTCTCGTATCACGAGATCCAATCTATACACGGGCACGATGCCTTCCTAATGGAATATCAACAATTAAATAATATCATAAAAAACATTTTATAG
- a CDS encoding ACT domain-containing protein — protein sequence MKNANEIKFLKNRSIVKFEGEDFLGEIGIDGRIFKALTLARISVGVISQQAIENGISILVQENDAEKAVACLIDEFEPERKSGKVSQIYSINNVSVIGFVAEDFNKVFAELARNNVFPLLLNQVAGENRVNIVVTSSQDEKTRNIIESEIFKKPKTVHLAIIGHGNVGKTLIQQVLESSEEIKRRKKIDLKVVAVANSKKIAFNKKGFGTNWSDEVITAESPSNVEELINFSKENQLENLIVVDNTASKDFVKNYQALAENGFDLVSSNKIFNTLPIEEYRKLRYTLNKNNRRYLYETNVGAGLPLIDTIKLLHLSGENITRIKGVFSGTLSYVFNNFSLRDDKFSTIINEALEKGFTEPDPREDLSGNDVARKLLILARELDLINEFDDINIQNLVPESLLAVSKSEFLSKLDELDEEYQKIKESQEPGHVLRYVGDLHGDLQKDKGELDVKLISVPATSALGQLKGSDSIFEIYTESYGENPIVIMGAGAGAKVTARGVFGDILRVSETK from the coding sequence ATGAAAAATGCTAACGAAATAAAATTTTTAAAGAACAGATCAATCGTCAAATTTGAAGGAGAAGATTTTTTAGGAGAAATCGGTATTGACGGAAGAATTTTTAAAGCGCTTACTTTAGCGCGTATCAGTGTTGGGGTAATCTCTCAGCAAGCGATAGAAAACGGAATATCCATTTTAGTACAAGAGAATGATGCCGAAAAGGCAGTAGCTTGTCTTATTGACGAATTTGAGCCGGAAAGAAAATCAGGAAAAGTTTCCCAGATATACAGTATCAACAATGTTTCTGTCATTGGTTTTGTCGCAGAAGATTTCAATAAAGTCTTTGCTGAACTGGCCAGAAATAATGTTTTCCCATTGTTGCTGAATCAGGTAGCAGGTGAAAACAGAGTAAACATTGTAGTGACTTCCTCACAAGATGAAAAAACCAGAAACATCATTGAATCTGAAATTTTCAAAAAACCGAAAACCGTTCATCTGGCAATTATTGGCCATGGAAATGTAGGAAAGACTTTGATACAGCAGGTACTGGAGTCTTCAGAAGAAATTAAAAGACGTAAAAAAATAGATCTTAAAGTAGTAGCTGTAGCCAACTCTAAGAAAATTGCTTTCAATAAAAAAGGATTTGGTACTAACTGGAGCGATGAGGTGATCACAGCCGAAAGTCCTTCTAATGTTGAAGAATTGATCAATTTCTCCAAAGAAAATCAATTGGAAAATCTTATCGTTGTGGATAATACGGCAAGTAAAGATTTTGTTAAAAACTATCAGGCTCTGGCAGAAAACGGATTTGATCTGGTTTCGTCCAACAAAATATTTAATACACTTCCTATCGAAGAGTATCGTAAACTAAGATATACGTTGAACAAAAACAACAGACGTTATCTGTACGAAACCAATGTAGGAGCAGGACTTCCTTTGATTGATACCATCAAATTACTACATCTTTCAGGAGAAAATATCACCCGAATCAAAGGAGTATTCTCAGGAACCCTGAGTTATGTTTTCAACAATTTTTCTCTAAGAGACGATAAGTTCTCAACAATCATCAACGAAGCATTGGAAAAAGGCTTCACAGAACCGGATCCAAGAGAAGACTTATCAGGAAATGATGTAGCAAGAAAATTACTGATCCTGGCAAGAGAATTAGATTTAATCAATGAATTTGATGATATCAATATTCAAAACCTGGTTCCGGAAAGCTTACTAGCAGTTTCAAAATCAGAATTCCTTTCAAAACTGGATGAACTTGACGAGGAATATCAAAAAATAAAAGAAAGCCAGGAACCTGGTCATGTGTTGAGGTATGTTGGTGACCTGCATGGTGATTTACAGAAAGACAAAGGTGAACTGGATGTAAAGCTTATCTCTGTTCCTGCAACTTCAGCATTAGGACAACTGAAAGGTTCAGACTCGATCTTTGAAATTTATACAGAAAGTTATGGTGAAAACCCAATCGTGATCATGGGAGCAGGTGCCGGAGCAAAAGTAACGGCAAGAGGAGTTTTCGGAGATATTTTAAGAGTAAGTGAAACCAAATAA
- a CDS encoding O-succinylhomoserine sulfhydrylase: MENFETSAIRTQTERTQFDEHTTPLYLTSSFIFQDAEDMRASFAEEKPKNLYSRFSNPNVTEFTEKIAKMEGAEAGYGFATGMAAIYSTFAALLNAGDHIVSCQSVFGSTHTLFTKYFPKWNIETTYFKAGDAENVEQYIKPNTKILYLETPTNPAIEILDLEFFGQIAKKHNLIFIVDNCFATPYLQQPIKYGADIVVHSATKLIDGQGRVLGGIAVGKADLIREIYLFARNTGPALSPFNAWVLSKSLETLAIRVEKHCENALKVAEFLENHPNVEFVKYPFLKSHPSYEIAKKQMKLGGNIVAFEIKGGIEGGRNFLDKIQMCSLSANLGDTRTIVTHPASTTHSKLTDEERNEVGITAGLVRCSVGLENVDDIIADLKQALD, from the coding sequence ATGGAAAATTTTGAAACATCAGCAATAAGAACCCAAACCGAGAGAACCCAGTTTGATGAGCATACTACACCCTTATACCTTACGTCCAGCTTTATTTTTCAGGATGCAGAAGATATGAGAGCCAGTTTTGCGGAAGAAAAGCCTAAGAATCTATACAGCCGTTTTTCAAATCCGAACGTAACAGAGTTTACTGAAAAGATTGCAAAAATGGAAGGTGCTGAAGCAGGATACGGATTTGCAACAGGAATGGCAGCTATCTATTCGACATTTGCAGCATTGCTGAATGCCGGAGATCATATCGTAAGCTGTCAGTCCGTTTTCGGATCTACCCATACTTTATTTACCAAATATTTCCCGAAATGGAATATTGAAACCACCTATTTCAAAGCTGGAGATGCAGAGAATGTGGAACAATATATCAAACCTAATACAAAGATTTTATACCTTGAAACTCCCACCAATCCGGCTATTGAAATCCTGGATCTGGAGTTTTTCGGACAGATTGCCAAAAAGCATAATCTGATCTTTATTGTAGATAATTGTTTTGCAACACCTTATCTGCAACAGCCTATTAAATATGGTGCAGATATTGTTGTACATTCAGCAACGAAGTTGATCGATGGGCAGGGAAGAGTATTGGGAGGAATTGCAGTAGGAAAAGCAGACCTGATCAGGGAGATATATCTTTTCGCAAGAAATACAGGACCTGCTTTATCACCTTTTAACGCATGGGTATTATCAAAAAGCCTTGAAACATTAGCGATCCGTGTAGAAAAACACTGTGAAAATGCATTGAAGGTAGCTGAGTTTTTAGAAAACCACCCCAATGTAGAGTTCGTAAAATATCCGTTCCTGAAATCTCATCCAAGTTATGAAATAGCCAAAAAGCAAATGAAGCTTGGTGGAAACATCGTTGCTTTTGAAATAAAAGGAGGAATAGAAGGCGGAAGAAACTTCCTAGACAAGATACAAATGTGCTCACTTTCTGCCAACTTAGGTGATACAAGAACGATCGTAACGCACCCTGCATCCACTACACACTCTAAACTGACCGATGAGGAAAGAAACGAAGTAGGAATTACTGCAGGATTAGTACGTTGCTCAGTAGGCCTGGAAAATGTAGACGACATCATCGCCGACCTGAAACAAGCACTAGATTAA